The DNA window ATTTATTATTTGCAATACACTTTTATTGATTCACAGTCCTATTGCGGTGCAAGTGCCATTGGGTTTAAAAGCGATTGACTACTGCTTAAGAACTTTAAACTCCACTCTTCTATTTAATTCCCTACCTTCTTTTTCATCGTCATTGGTTGCGAGAGGCTGTTCTTCTCCGTAACCTACCGTCGTAATTCTTCTTGGGTCAACACCTTTATTAATGAGATAATTTTTTACCGCATCAACTCTTGCTTTGGATAGTCTTTTATTAAATTCCTTCTTGCCAATATTGTCGGTATGTCCTCCGAGTTCTATTTCAAGACTGGGATTTCTGGCAAGCATATTTTCAACCTTGCTCAATTCATCAAATGAACTTGATTTTATTTTCGATTTATCAAAGTCGAAGTAGATATTTCTCAAAACTTTAGTTGTTCCCACCGATAATGGACTTAGAACTATTTCTTTGTCTTTCTGTGTTATTTCATCTTCCGACCCATCAAATAATATATCCTCGTTAATAAATGCGAAACCGTCTTTTTCTACCGAAAGTCGATAGGTACTGTTATCGGGGTTTTCTACTTTGAATTTATAAACACCATCATCCATTTTTCTTTGAGCAGCTACAATCTGGTTATCAACATTTATTAATGACACTTTAGCATTCATCAATTCCCCGCTTTGATCTTTGATTCTCAGATTCAGAATAACGTTCTTTTTTTCAGGGGCAGCTTTTTGTGCCACCGAACTTGTGGTATCCTTTGATACACTTGATACACTGTCACTTTCTTCAGGAATTTCAAATTGTCCCTCTTTGATCGAATATATATCAGACAAGCCATATCCGCCCCCTCTTACCGTGGCATAATAAGCGATTTCGCCGTCATTTGATGACACAAAATAAATATCATTATCAGAGGTGTTAATCGGATAACCCATATTGACAGGTTCTCCCCAGGACTCTTCTTCAATTAGATACTCAGACTTGAAAATATCGTATCCGCCCATACCTTTATGACCTTTACTACTGAAATAAAAATAATCACCTGAAAAATCCACAAAAGGGCCATCGTCGTCGTATTTGGTATTAATCACAGAACCGAGATTTTTGGCTTTCTTCCAGGCTCCTTTTTTATCTTTCTCAGAGTAGTAAATATCACTTCCACCATACCCTCCGGGCCGGTTGCTTGAGAAATAGAGCCTGCTTCCATCGGGAGAAAGACAAACTGAACTCTCTTTAAATCCTAATGAATTAATATTAGGCCCAATGGACTCCGGCTCAGTCCAGGTTCCGTTTTCGGCTTTATTCGAAACCAATATATCACCATTGTTTTCATCGGTGTATAGAAAAAGAATATTTCCATCTGCTGATAACGACAAATTCGAATTGTGAAAAACAGTATTTATTGGGGTTCCAATATTTTTGGCCTGCGACCATTTTCCATCTTCAAAATTGCTGAAAAAAATATCTTCAAAAAATTCATTATCGATGTCCACGTCTTTTGACAAGTTCCCATCTTTTCTTCTAGTAGTGAAAATCATAAAGGAATTCTCCCTATTGATTACAGGTGCATAATCATCGTAAACAGAATTGATTTGGGCACCCATATTTCTTATCGAATAATTTTGTGGATTGGAAACAAACTCTTTTCCGTTATAACATTCAAGAATTCTATTTTTCACTTCCTCAGCATCTATCTTATCGCTTCCACTATAAGTGGGGTTCTCAGCTAGTTTCTCTTCGTATTTCTGATAATACTTTATGGCTTCATCGAAGTCCAAGCCGAAATGATAACTGCGACCTATCAAATAATTCAGGGAAAATTTATAATCGGAATTGAGATTTAAAACCTTTATGAAATAAGTGGCAGCCCTATCTTTATTGATTGTTTCAAGGTACATTTTACCCGCTTTGAAATTGGCGTCCACATTATCGGGATCTATTCTTGCTGCTTGAATATAAAGCTCCTTTGCAACTTCTTTTGCCGCAGTACTCTCCATTACCAGATCGGCCTGCCTGACAAATTTTGCCGCAACTTCTTTTCTCTTTTCGGATATTTGAGAAAACAAGGTGATCGAATATAAGGATAGCGTCAACGATAGTAAAATAGCCTTATACTTTCCTGGCATATTTTGATTTCTTTAATTCTTTTTTCATGAATTTCAGGTCAAATTAATCAAATTATTCAGCAATTAGCCCAAAAATCACCTCAGGTATGAGTGCAAAAATACTAAATCTGAAAATCAGATATTAAGTTTTTCATTAATCCTGATCAAAATAAGTCATAGTTGGCTGATAATCAAATATATAACATGATAAATGTTTTGAATTATTATTTATGTAATTTGAAATATTAATTGAACAAGGCTTATTTACTGCTGTTCATATCCTTTAGGTTTTTTTTTCATCCGGCAGAATCTAACTTTGCCGCATTAATTATAATTATGACAGTAGTTCCGTACAAAGAGAAAAAGAGTGGGAAGAAAGAGCAGGTAGCTGAGATGTTTGACAACATTTCAGGGAATTACGATTTTCTTAATCATTTCTTAAGCCTGGGAATAGACATAATCTGGCGAAGAAAAGCCATAAATCTTTTAAGGAAGTCAAATCCGAAAATAATTCTTGATGTAGCTACGGGAACTGCGGATTTTGCCATACAATCTCTATCACTAAAGCCCAATCAGGTCATTGGAGTTGACATTTCAGAAGGGATGCTTGAAAAGGGGCGTGAAAAAATACATAAAAAAGGTCTTGAAAAGGTTATACAATTAAAAAGCGGAGATTCTGAAGATCTTCCTTTTGAAGACAATTATTTTGATGCGGTTATCGTTGCATTTGGAGTTAGAAACTTTGAAAATCTAGAACTTGGACTATCAAATATTATTAGAGTATTGAAGCCGGAAGGTCAGTTGGTGGTTTTAGAGTTTTCAAAACCAAAGAAATTCCCAATGAAGCAACTTTTTAGTTTTTACTTTAAGTTTATTTTACCTGTATTGGGAAAAATAGTATCCAAAGATAAATCCGCTTATACCTATCTTCCGGAGTCCGTCGATGCTTTTCCCGAAGGGCATAGTTTTAATATAATACTTGAAAAAATTGGTTTTAAAAAAGTGAAAAATATCCCTTTGACTTTCGGAATCAGCTCAATATATATAGGTCAGAAATGAGAGTTTTAATAGCAATATTGCTCTGTTTGAGTCTGGGACAAAAAGTTTACAGTCAATCCGCATACAGGCCGGAACTCAATTTGCCATATTACGATGACAAATGGTTTCACCCGGGATTTTTTGTGGCTGTTAATTTTGCCAACTATTATTTGCAGCATGATCCCAATTTTTTTACACCATCAAGGTTGGATTCTGTTGTAGCAGCAAACCCAATAGGAAGCCCGGGGATAACTTTGGGATTTATCGCCGGACTTCGATTGCACGATCAGGTCCATTTTAAGTTTCTTCCCGGAGTAAGTTTTTACACCAGGGGTGTTGAACTGGATTTTGCAAATGGAGAGCGGGTGAGAGAAACCATTGAGAATACCTTTTTGGAATTACCCCTTATGCTTAAAGTGAGATCCCAAAGAAAAAAGAATTTCAGAATGTATATTTTGGGAGGCGTTAAACCAAGTCTTGAAATTGGTTCCAGATTGAAAGAGCGCACCGAAGATCAGCTGAGGACACTAAGTTCTGATGTTGCAATTGAGTATGGCTTTGGATTCGATTTCTATTTCGAAATGTTCAAATTTGCTCCTGAAATCCGTTTTTCACATGGTTTTAATAATATGATCAATTCCGATCCTAATATATTTGCAACCAGTGTGGAAAGTCTGAAGTCCCATACTGTAACCATTTATTTAAATTTTGAATAAGCCTCAAACAGCTTTAATTACCGGAGCAAGTTCGGGAATCGGTGAAGCCACGGCTAAGCTTTTAGCTGAAAAGAAATATCGATTGATAATTTGTGGGAGAAACAGCTCAAAACTTAACAATTTAAAAGCTGAACTCAGTAAAAAATCTGAGGTGGAAAGTTTAACTTTTGATATAAGGCAAAAAGATAATGTTTTCAAAGCGATAGAAACTCTTCCCGGACAATTCCGCAATATCAATGTTCTAATTAACAATGCCGGAAATGCACATGGCCTCGCCAGCATTCAGGATGGAAGTGTTGAAGACTGGGATGCGATGATTGATGGCAATGTAAAAGGCTTATTATACGTTACTAAAGCCGTATTACCCTTAATGAAGGCACAGGAAAAAAAGCATATCATTAATATTGGATCGATAGCTGGAAAAGAAGTTTATAAGAATGGAAATGTTTATTGTGCCTCCAAATATGCAGTTGATGCCTTAAATACTGCCATGAGATATGATTTCCAGGAATTGGGAATAAAAGTATCGGAAATAAATCCCGGTTTAGTCGAAACGGGCTTTTCAGAAGTTCGATTTAAGGGAGATAAGGCAAAAGCCAATAGTGTATATAGAGGATTTACACCTTTGCGCGCTAGCGATATTGCAGACTTAATTTATTATGTTATATCAGCCCCGGCGCATGTCAATATAGCAGAAACACTCATTCTTCCTTCAGATCAGGCCGCTTCAACGATGGTGAAAAAGAGCAATTAGCTTATTTTTGACTTAATGCAAAAATATTTCTGGATAGGATTTTCATTTTTATTGTTTTCGCTGAGCGCTGTGCTTAGTTTTTGTACCGATCAGAATGACGAATCTAAAAAATCAAAACAAGATCAAGTAAGTGAGTTCTTAAACCTATCAAATGAAGCCACATTTGTAGGAAGCGAAAACTGCATCTCTTGTCATTCTGAAATTCATGAGGATTATGTTCACACGGGAAAAGGCCGTGCTTTTCACCTGGTCGACAAGGACAAAAGCATAGAAGACTTTAGCAATATCCATGTATATGATTCTTTTTCGGGATATCACTACACGGCATTTTGGAAAGGCAATGATATGATTGTACGGGAATATCGTCTTGCAATAGGAGATACAACCTATATAAGAGATGTCAAGGCTCAATTTGTTATTGGTTCCGGTAATCAGACTAGATCCTATTTGTTTGAAGAAAATGGATATTTCTATGAATTGCCGATCACCTGGTATGTAAAAAAAGGCATTTGGGACTTAAGTCCGGGTTATGAAAATGGGGCAAATACGAGGTTTTCAAGGCCGATCAGTCAAATGTGCATGAACTGTCATAACTCCGATTTTGAATTTGTCGATTTTTCTGTCAATAAATTTTTAAGTCTCGGGAATGGAATCGGATGCGAAAAATGCCATGGTCCCGGAAGCCTGCATGTCGAAAAAAGGAATTCCGGAATTGACCATAGTGATTCCATCGATTACAGCATAGTCAACCCCAAACATCTAAGTTTGGAATTACAATTTGATGTATGCAGACAATGTCATTTGGAAGGAGTAACTGTTAGCAAGGCCGGAAAGGATTTCATGGATTTTAGACCGGGAATGTCATTGAATGATTTTTGGGAAGTATTTATTCCGGTTGGTGAGAATGCCAATGATTTTGGCTTCGCATCTCATGTTGAAAGATTGCAAATGAGTGAATGTTTTAAAGCTTCCGGAGTTAAGATGAACTGTACCACATGCCATGATCCTCATAAGCCTCTTGCCGAAAATGCGGTATCATTTTATAATGAGAAATGTCAGAAATGTCATGGAATGGATGCTTGCGGAGCCGATCATCAAAGTCTTTCAATTAATAATAACAGCTGCATAGCCTGTCATATGCCCAAGGACGGTACTACGGATATCCCGCATGTTTCCACATCAGACCACTTTATTCGTGTATACATGGACAATTCGGAAAAAAGGAGCGAGGAAAGCGATGGATTGAAGGAATTCAGAAATTTTACATCGGAACAAGAGAATAAAAGGGATGTATTTCTGGCCAATCTGGAGTATTATGAAAAAGTTGAACAAAACCCCGGGTATCTTGAAAGGATAGAAGTTTTTATTTCAGAAGTAGAGCGCGAGAAGAAGATTAAATACTATTACCTCACAAAACAAGAACTGCCGGCCCATTTATTATCACAAAGCCCAAACAGCGAGGCCAATCCCTATACAGCTTTTTATTTAGGTGAAATTTTAAAGCGACAAAATGAGAATGCCATTCCCTGGCTGGAAAGAGCGGTGAATTTAGCACCTGATAATTTAGATTTTGCAAGACGACTCGGTAATGCCTATATGGATGTAAGGGATATTTCCAGAGCCAAAATCATATTTTTAGGGATTTATAATAAAAATAGACTGGAATTGCCCGCATTGGTCAATCTCGGTTTTATTTATCAACTGGAAGGAGATTTTCCCAAAGCATTACAATTCACCAAACAAGCGCTTGAATTGGATCCTTTGTATTTAAGAGCCAGAGAAAATTTAATCAATATTTATCTGAATTTAGGAGATATGGATAGTGCAACAAAATACCTGAACGCCTTAATATTGGATTATCCTGAAAAAGCTCAATATAGAAATCTAAAATCACAGATTGAATCCATGAGGGCAAACTAATCCATATGTTTAATTAATACTTCGGGTATAACGCGATGATCTCCTTCGAATTTGACTATTTTGAGTTGCGGAACACGATCCATGAGTTGTTTTGTTTTCTGGATATGTTCATTTTTTAAGAAAGGATCTTTGTCACCGTAAAATATTCTAACATTTTTTCCTAAGAGCGTTTTATCCAGAAAATCTGTACTCATATCAGGTGGGAAAATAGTTGCCCAGAGATATAAATCGTCAAAAATAATCTCGCTTTTTGAAATCCAACGGCATATTGTAGCACCTCCCTGAGAAAAACCCAACAGGCTAATTCTTTTGGCTTTGCTTGCCTTTACTTTTGAGATCATCAGAGATTCCAGAAAGGAAAATTGATTTTCGATCTCCAGTTCCCTGTTGTGTTTAGTCATCCAGGAAGCACCAACATTTCCGCTTAATCCATCCAAATAAAAGTGCGAAAGACCCTCAGGTGCAATGATTAAATTTTTATTTTGATCTAGCGCAATAAATTTTTTGATAAATCGTGAGGCCAGCTGACCATACCCATGGCATACCAGCCAAATGCGTTCCGGATCTTTTGGTTTTCCAATTTGATAATAATTGGCTTTAAGGCTAAATTCATGTGTTTTCTCCATTGGCTTTCACCTTATAGATTTTCTCATAGCGTTTAATAGCTTCAAACTGGTTGGATTCTTTTAACCACATTATTGATTCTTTTACTCCGAGTCCAAGATAGGAGCCTTCCCGAAGGTTTTGACGTATCTTTTTAAGCGTTTGATTTTGAAGTTTTTGATCAAAGTAAATCAATACATTTCTACAGAATATAATATCAAATGTTGTTTCGATTGTTTGCTGAACAAGGTCGTGGCATTTAAACTTTACATTTTCCAAAAGTGACAAATCCATTTGATAACCCAGTCCTCCTTTCACACAATAAAAATCAAGAGTCTTATTTCCCTGGGCGTGAACATAGTTTTCGCTGTTTTTTACAAAACTGTGATTAAAATAATAGCCCTTTCTGGCAATATCAATAACGAGGGGGTCAAGATCAGTGGCCAAAATTTCGACCTTATCAAAAATTTCTGCTTCCTTTAAAAGTATAGCAAGAGAAAATATTTCTTCCCCTGTAGAACAACCGGCAATCCAAATTTTTAATTTACCGGAATTTGAAATGTTCGGGATAATTTCATTTTTGAGAGCAATCCAAAATGGGGGATCTCTGAACATTTCTGTGGCACCCACAGTGATTTCATGGACGAGACTAATTTTAAAATCGGGCTCTTCTTTAATTTTCACTAGCAGTTCATCAGCATCGTCAAGACCAAAAATTGTAATGAGGTGTTCTATTCTCCTTGACAAAGATGCTTTTGCATAACCGCTAAAATCCAATTGATAATAATTCAGCAAGTGGTTAATAACCGAATCAATTATCTCAATATTAAGGTCTTCATTTTTTTTGAGATGAGGTTTGCCCTGATTTGGTGGTATGGACTGTGATTCTCTTGCCATTTATTTCAATTGAAATATAAGATATAACGAAAAAATGGCATTCGGAATAAAATGTAAAAGCTTTTTTGAGTGAAGCCAAAATTCATATAAATTGGCACCTGCATATAATCAAATGAACAAAATCCTCATAATTGGAGCAGGCCACTCCTCCAGCACATTAATAAAATATCTTATCAATGAAGGGCAAAAAGAGTCCTGGGAAATAATTGTCGCCGACCTCAATTATGATCTGGCAATAAAAAAATCCGCCGGATACTCCAATGTTGAGGGAATTAAATTTGATATTTCTGATACTCCTGCTGCAGAGAATACAATTTCTAATGTTGATGTGGTGATATCAATGTTGCCGGCATTTCTGCATATAGAAGTCGCAAAAGTTTGCCTTAGGCAAAAGAAACATTTGTTGACCGCATCATATAATACAGAAGAAATATCCGCATTGAGTTCAGAAACCAAGAGTAATGATAACCTGATTCTCATGGAAATGGGTTTAGATCCCGGGATCGATCACATGTCGGCCATGAGGGTAATCGATAAAATACGATCGGAAGGACACTATCTTGATACATTTGAGACTTTTACAGGAGGGCTTTTGGCAGCCAATGGAAAAGACAATCCATGGAATTATAAATTTACCTGGAATCCTAGAAATGTAGTTTTAGCAGGTCAGGGAATAGTAAAATTTATACAGGAAGGCCGATTTAAGTATATTCCCTATCACAAATTGTTTCGAAGAACAGAACGAATTCATATACCTGATCATGGATACTTTGAAGGATATGCCAATAGAGATTCGCTAAAATACCGTTCTGTATATGGCCTGGAAGATGTCAGAACATTATACAGGGGAACTTTGCGAAGACCGGGTTTTTGCAAAGCCTGGAATATTTTTGTCCAACTGGGCGCAACAGATGATACTTATCAAATGGAAGGTGTGAAAGAACTCACTCATCGTCAATTTTTGAATTCCTTTTTGTATTACAACCCTCATGATTCAATCGAACTGAAACTGGCACATTATATGGGTCTTGAAATGGAAGGTGAGGAAATGTACATGTTGCGATGGATTGGAATGTTTGATGAAGAACCTGTTGGAATTGACAAGGGAACACCGGCACAAATTCTTGAGCATATCCTAAAAAAGAAATGGACACTTTCTCCTGAAGATAAAGACATGATCGTCATGTATCACAAATTTATATTCAGATTAAAGGATTCAGACGAATTAAAAGAAATTAATTCCCACATGGTAGTTCTGGGAGATGATGCTGAAAATACAGGCATGTCGAAAACCGTGGGATTGCCACTCGCAATTGCAACCAAACTATTAATGAAAGGAAAAATTAAAGCGAGAGGTGTTTGTGTGCCTACTGATCCGCTTATCTACGAACCAGTGTTGAACGAATTGGAATCAGTAGGTATCATTTTTAATGAATACGAGGTGAAATAGATTGTAAAAATCAAATCAAGATTTCAAAAGCAATTTTTATTGAATATTATTTTTTCAATATTAAATTGAAATATTATCATATTCTGAAGCATGAAATGACCTTTTTGGCCTCATTTGGAATTTTATCATTAAAATTACACTTCAAGAAAATCCAATACTGATTGACGCACTCTGTATCAGATTAAATTCAAATTCATAAATAGATTAATTGAAAGGATTAAATTGCTCTGATAATGTCTTTTGAAATTCCGGCAGAGGAACAATTTTATAAAATGAATGTTTAAAAGTATCCTTCTACAAATTATTTGTTGAGATTTAAAAAACCTCACTAAGTGATTTTTAAAAACTAATTATTGATTAATGCATCAGCATTAATTTTAAATATTAATATCTAAAGATGAAGAAAACACTACTAAGTTTAATTGTAACTATTGTTTTTTTATTGAGCACCGAGGCTCAAGAGCAAAAGCAAGAAATAAGTGAATATTTGAATTCCTATGCTCAAAATTCAGCTTTGAGTACTGAGGATATTGCAAACTGGGAAATTACTGATAACTATGTTGATAAAAGAAACGGGATAAGATTTGTTTATATAAGACAAACAATCAAAGGTATCCCCGTACAAAATGGTTTGGCAAACTTTGCGATAAAAAATGGGGAAGTGGCATATATGGGCGACAGGCTCATTTCAAACTTAGAAAAAAACCTTCCATCATCGAATCCTTCGATAAGCGCAGAATCAGCAATAATCAGAGCCGCAGAACAATTGGATATTGAAGCGCCAAATGGCTTAAACCTGATTAGAACCGAATCCGAAAGAAAGTTAATTTTTTCAAATGGCGGTATCTCTCTGGAAAATATTCCTGTAGAACTCATGTATCTAAAAGCTGAAGATGACAATACTCATTTGGTTTGGAATTTGTCTATTTATGAACTTTCTGCACAAAATTGGTGGTCAGTTTCAATTGATGCACACAATGGAGAAATGCTCAATAAAGTTAATTGGGTAACGCATTGTGAATTTGGACATGCTCATGAAAATGATGAGAATTTCCGTGAAGAGCACTTGTCTCATTCTACAAGTTCTTCCAAACTCACTTCTTCGGATTACAAAGTGATTGCTTTACCGGCTGAAAGCCCAAATCATGGCCCATATGTAACGGTAAGTGATCCGGCAGATTCTTTGGCTTCTCCATTTGGTTGGCATGATACAGATGGCCTTCCTGGTGCAGAATATACCATTACGAGAGGAAATAACGTTCATGCCTACGAAGACATCGACGGAAGTAATAACAACAATCCCGGTACCAGCCCGGATGGTACTTCAGCATTGCATTTTGATTTTCCATACACTCCTGGAACAGCTCCAAGTTCATATACAGATGCAGCGACAACCAATTTGTTTTATCTCAATAATTTGATGCACGATATATGGTATTATTATGGATTTGATGAAGCTTCGGGTAATTTTCAGGTAAATAATTATGGCCGTGGTGGGCTTGGAGGAGATGATGTAAGAGCCGAGGCCCAGGATGGTGGTGGAACAAACAATGCCAATTTCGCTACACCAAGCGATGGCAACCGACCTAGAATGCAGATGTATTTATGGGGAAGTGGAAATTCGGCAAGAGACGGAGATTTTGATAACGGAATTATTGCTCATGAATACGGGCATGGTATTTCAAATAGATTGACAGGAGGACCTTCATTAAGTGGTTGTCTTTCTAACGCAGAACAGATGGGAGAGGGCTGGTCCGATTGGTTTGGCTTAATGATCACAATAGACTCCGGTGACCAGGCTACTGACAGAAGAGGTATAGGAACCTTTGCACAAGGTGCACCAACCACAGGAAATGGCATTCGACCTGCACCCTATACTACGGACTTCTCAATAAACAATTATACATATGGTAATACCAATAGCGGCTTAAGCCAACCCCATGGAATAGGTTTTGTATTTGCAACCGCACTTTGGGATTTGAACTGGGCTTTGATCAACTTTTATGGTGGTGTTGCAGATCCGGACCTTTACACTGGAACAGGAGGAAATAATATTACAATGAATCTGGTGATGATGGGAATGAAATTACAGCCTTGCAGTCCCGGAATGATTGATGGACGTGATGCAATTATTGCAGCTGACGAGCTGCTTTATAATGGCATTCACAAATGTTTAATTTGGGACGTTTTTGCCAATAGAGGATTTGGGTATTTTGCCCAGCAGGGAAGCCCTAACAGCCGTTCAGATCAGACGGAAGACTTCAATCCATCGCCATTTTGCCAGACGGCCACACAGGCGCCAATAGCCAATTTTGGTTTTAATCCTTTAGCACCAGCCTGTAAAGGAGATGTAAATTTCATCGATTCAAGTTTGAATATTGCGCAGCGATGGTTTTGGAATTTTGGTGATGGCACAACTGATACTTTTCCAAATCCAAAACATTCATATCTAAACGCGGGGACTTATACCGTACAATTGGTTGTTACTAATAACATAGGAAGTGATACCATTTCTAAAACTGTAACCGTCGGTCAGCCTCAACCTCCTGTGGTTTTAGACAAAGAAATTTGTGAAGGTGCTAATGCGGTATTGGTTGCTTCTAATGCGGAAGGTACAATCGAATGGTTTGATGCAGGCCTAAATTTGCAAGCTACAGGTCCAAT is part of the Hyphobacterium sp. CCMP332 genome and encodes:
- a CDS encoding M36 family metallopeptidase, which translates into the protein MKKTLLSLIVTIVFLLSTEAQEQKQEISEYLNSYAQNSALSTEDIANWEITDNYVDKRNGIRFVYIRQTIKGIPVQNGLANFAIKNGEVAYMGDRLISNLEKNLPSSNPSISAESAIIRAAEQLDIEAPNGLNLIRTESERKLIFSNGGISLENIPVELMYLKAEDDNTHLVWNLSIYELSAQNWWSVSIDAHNGEMLNKVNWVTHCEFGHAHENDENFREEHLSHSTSSSKLTSSDYKVIALPAESPNHGPYVTVSDPADSLASPFGWHDTDGLPGAEYTITRGNNVHAYEDIDGSNNNNPGTSPDGTSALHFDFPYTPGTAPSSYTDAATTNLFYLNNLMHDIWYYYGFDEASGNFQVNNYGRGGLGGDDVRAEAQDGGGTNNANFATPSDGNRPRMQMYLWGSGNSARDGDFDNGIIAHEYGHGISNRLTGGPSLSGCLSNAEQMGEGWSDWFGLMITIDSGDQATDRRGIGTFAQGAPTTGNGIRPAPYTTDFSINNYTYGNTNSGLSQPHGIGFVFATALWDLNWALINFYGGVADPDLYTGTGGNNITMNLVMMGMKLQPCSPGMIDGRDAIIAADELLYNGIHKCLIWDVFANRGFGYFAQQGSPNSRSDQTEDFNPSPFCQTATQAPIANFGFNPLAPACKGDVNFIDSSLNIAQRWFWNFGDGTTDTFPNPKHSYLNAGTYTVQLVVTNNIGSDTISKTVTVGQPQPPVVLDKEICEGANAVLVASNAEGTIEWFDAGLNLQATGPIYIRSNVTSDEVLLVRDNRSGPGSFCISAFDSVYIKVLKSDFTYTQNGATVSFTDASSNANAWAWNFGDGNSSTLQNPTHTYLAGGNYSVRLSINGRPCSKTEVVSVISGIKDENGFEKFSLYPNPSKGTVNIQFAEAAKAELQYSIQDLSGKILIRNTIERGQNSVFINLKNFKPAMYLIQIEGGDFNEVRKLILE